A single Providencia manganoxydans DNA region contains:
- a CDS encoding type II CAAX prenyl endopeptidase Rce1 family protein yields the protein MDRYISVIAHIFIFAYTVYSSMSTFVYLFIAGIILCQIRIYTRSLIAPMILHMFINTIAVICLL from the coding sequence ATGGATCGGTATATTAGTGTCATCGCTCATATTTTCATCTTTGCATACACAGTATACTCTTCTATGAGCACCTTTGTTTACCTTTTTATAGCTGGTATCATTCTTTGCCAAATTAGAATTTATACGCGTTCACTCATTGCTCCCATGATACTTCACATGTTTATAAATACTATCGCGGTAATTTGTCTACTCTAA
- a CDS encoding type II CAAX endopeptidase family protein, which yields MNSFENRVSHSLLCAFIFIFCFYSSYFILFIPNVIQLLRSDYAIPASLLCFTLPVSLISWYYYQKKSGLMPVGVTTWQIVFLLLLTAIGLSIISGFLGNEEEWLVLFKHINGFPFVLLSISIIFAAPISEEIMFRGFLLNASMWYGPNGKWIGILVSSLIFSSLHTQYTLL from the coding sequence ATGAATTCATTTGAAAACCGCGTATCTCATTCATTATTATGCGCTTTTATTTTTATCTTTTGTTTTTATTCGTCATATTTTATATTATTCATTCCTAATGTAATTCAATTACTACGTTCAGATTATGCTATACCTGCATCACTTCTGTGTTTTACACTTCCGGTATCATTAATCAGTTGGTATTACTATCAAAAAAAGTCCGGTCTAATGCCAGTTGGTGTGACAACATGGCAAATAGTGTTCTTACTATTATTAACCGCAATAGGTTTATCTATTATTAGTGGTTTTTTAGGAAATGAAGAAGAATGGCTTGTGCTTTTTAAACATATAAATGGTTTTCCATTCGTTTTGTTAAGTATTAGTATAATATTTGCCGCACCTATTTCAGAAGAAATTATGTTTCGAGGTTTTTTACTAAACGCGAGTATGTGGTATGGCCCAAATGGAAAATGGATCGGTATATTAGTGTCATCGCTCATATTTTCATCTTTGCATACACAGTATACTCTTCTATGA